Proteins from a genomic interval of Corythoichthys intestinalis isolate RoL2023-P3 chromosome 3, ASM3026506v1, whole genome shotgun sequence:
- the dimt1l gene encoding probable dimethyladenosine transferase isoform X3: MCVWPIYHIRCAVLMFQREFAMRLVAQPGDKLYCRLSINTQLLARVDHLMKVGKNNFRPPPKVESSVVRIEPKNPPPPINFQEWDGLVRIAFIRKNKTLSAAFKSAAVEQLLEKNYRIHCSVHNVQISTDFSITKKIESILQEAKFTEKRARTMDIDDFMVLLHAFNSAGIHFS, from the exons GTGTGCCGTGTTAATGTTCCAGAGAGAGTTTGCAATGCGTCTGGTGGCCCAGCCTGGTGACAAACTCTACTGCCGGCTGTCCATTAACACTCAGCTGCTGGCTCGTGTTGATCATCTCATGAAA GTAGGGAAGAATAATTTCCGTCCTCCGCCAAAAGTGGAGTCCAGTGTTGTTAGAATAGAGCCCAAAAATCCTCCTCCTCCAATTAACTTCCAG GAGTGGGATGGTCTGGTCAGAATAGCATTCATAAGAAAGAATAAAACCCTCAGCGCTGCATTCAA GTCAGCGGCTGTGGAGCAGCTTCTGGAGAAAAACTACAGAATTCACTGCTCAGTACATAATGTG CAAATATCAACAGATTTTAGCATCACCAAGAAAATAGAAAGCATCTTACAAGAGGCAAAATTCACTGAAAAGAGAGCTCGGACAATGGACATCGATGACTTCATGGT gttgcTTCATGCATTCAACTCCGCGGGGATCCACTTTTCTTAA